The Pseudonocardia sp. HH130630-07 DNA window TCGGTGTGCCGCTCGGCCGCGGTCAGCTCCTCCCGGCCGGCCTCCGGCACCGCACCCTCGGCGAGCAGCCCGGCCCAGCGGGCCGGGTGCTTGACGTTCCACCAGCGCACCCCGGCCAGGTGCGAGTGCGCACCGGGGCCGACGCCCCACCAGTCGCCGTCGCGCCAGTAGCCGAGGTTGTGCCGGCACTCGCCGCCGGGCCGGGACCAGTTCGACACCTCGTACCAGTCCAGGCCGGCCGCGCGCAGCCGGGCGTCGAGGATCTCGTAGCGGGTGGCGGCCACGTCGTCGTCCGGCGCGGGCAGCTCGCCGCGACGCACCCGGCGGGCCAGCGCGGTCCCGTCCTCGACGATCAGCGAGTAGGCCGACACGTGGTCGACCCCGGCCTCCAGCACGGCGTCGGCGGAGCGGCGCAGGTCGTCGTCGGTCTCGCCCGGCGTGGCGTAGATCAGGTCCAGGTTGACGTGGGTGAACCCGGCGGCGGCCGCCTCCCGGGCCGCCGCGACCGCCCGGCCGGGGGTGTGCCTGCGGTCCAGGACGGCGAGCACGTGCCGGGCCGCGGACTGCATGCCCAGCGAGACCCGGGTGTAGCCACCCGCCCGCAGGCCGTCGAAGAACTCCGGCGAGGTCGACTCGGGGTTGGACTCGGTCGTCACCTCGCAGCCGGGCGCGACCCGGAACTCCGACCCGATGGCGGCCATCACCGCGGACAGCCGCTCGGCCCCGATCAGCGACGGCGTGCCGCCCCCGACGAACACCGTGTCGACCACCCGGTCGCCGACGGTCCGGGCCGCCAGCGCGATCTCCCGGCGCGCCGCGGACAACCAGCCGTCCGGGGACGACGCGTCGCCGGCCAGCTCCGAGGCGGTGTAGGTGTTGAAGTCGCAGTAGCCGCAGCGGGTCGCGCAGAACGGCACGTGGACGTAGATGCCGAACGGCGTTCCCGACGGATGCTGCACGCCGACGAGTGTGCCAGTGCCCTCCGCCCGGTCACGGCCGATGGGCGGCGATCGCCGTCCGGAGCGCCTCGCCGTCGTATCCGGCCAGCGGGTACTCGATCGTTCCCCGCGAGGTCTCCAGCACGTCGAGCACGGCGGAGTCGTACGGCCGGGAGGTGATCCGCAGGTGCAGCCGCTGCCGGGACGACCGCCCGGTGCCCTGCGACCGCGGGTCCGGCCCGACCCGCACCTCGGCGACCGCGATCCACGCCCACGGCAGCCGGACCGGGCGGTCCGGCTGGGACGGCAGCACCAGCGTGATCCCGTACGGGCCGACGTCGACCCGGGACCGGAAGCGGAACCGGGCAGTGTGGGCCACCAGCGCCGCCGTCACGCCGAGCGCCAGTACGCCGGAGCCGACGAGGTAGGCCTGGTGGAACGGGTTCCCACCCTCGCCGAGTGCGCGGACGAACACGTATCCGGCGCCGAGCGTGCTGAGCACCGCGAACAGCAGAGGCATGAGGAGGATGCCCTTCGGGGGCCGGAAGGAGACGGCCGCGGGCGGCCGGGACGGTGCAGCCGCGCGCGGCCGGGACGGTGCAGCCGGGAGCGGCCCGGGCGATCCGGCGGAGCGCGGTGGGACGGTCCGGTCGTCCGTGCCGGGCTGCGCGTGGTCTCCCGCCCGGTCACCGTCGTCATCGACCGTCGCGGTCTCCGCGCCGGACCAGTACCGGGCCCGGTGGGCGGCGACCGCGTTGGCGACGGCCACGGGATCGAAACCCGCCAGGTCCAGCCGGAGATCGGCGCGCCTGGCCCGGACGATCAGGACGAACCGGTGGGGGTGTCGCTGCCGCGGGTGACCGAGCTGCTTCACCCACATGCTCGTCAGGTCCGCCGTCGGTACGTGCACGGACGTCGTCCAGCCCTGTGTCGAGAGACCGTCCCGGTCGAGCGTGATCCGGCGGTGCGGTGCCCGTGCGAGGCCGTGCAGATCGCGTGCGGCGGGCACGACGGTGAGCACGGCCATGATCGCGGGGACCAGTGCGCGCATCGCCGGGCCGGCGGTCGCCACCCAGGCCACCGCCCAGACCGCGAACCCCACCATGATCATCACCTCGGTGCAGGCGCGGACCCGGAGGCGCTGCAGACGGGTGGGCGACGCCGTGCGGACGATCGGCGGCCAGGACCGCGGAGCGGCCGGCTGCGCCTCGGGCGAGATCATGACGCGAATTCTGCGACGGACCGCGGGCCACCGTGGCCGAACCGGGAACTCAGCCCGGCTGCGGGCGACGGCGGGCGACGGCGGCGCCCATCTCGTCGTGCGGGAAGCCGTACAGCGGGTAGACCACCACGCCCGGGGCGGACTCCGTGCGCTCGAGGACCGCGACGTCGTGCGGGCGCTCGGTGAGCCACAGGTGCAGGTGGTCGGCGTAGAGCGGCCTCCGGGCCGGGTTCCGTGGCGGGGTCGCCCCGGACAGCAGGATCACGTCCTCGATCCACTCCCACCGGAGCAGGACCGGGCGGTGCGGCTGGGAGGCGAGGAGCAGCTCGATCCCCTCGAGGCCGATGTCCACCCGCGAGCGCAGCCGGATCCGCAGCGCGGGCGCCACCATCAGGCACACCGCGCACAGGGTCGCGAGCCCGATGGCCGTCAGGAGCACGGCAGCGCCCGTGCCCATCGGTGCCGGTCCCTGCTGACCGAGCACCGCGGGAAGGACGTCAGCGGCGACGTAGGAGAACATCCCGGTCGCCACGGACGCGATCAGCCCGGCGAGGAAGAACCGGTAGACCGCCTCGGTCCTGCCGGGCCGGAACGTCGTGTCCGCGCTGCGCGGGAGCGACGCTCCCGGTTCCCGGCGGGGCGGCGTGACTGCCGGACCGTCCGAGGCTGCGGCGTCCCCGGTGCCCGGCACCGGCGGGCCGTCCCCGTGATCGAGCACGGCGATCGCCGCCCGTACCGCATCCTGGTCGAATCCCCGCAGGTCCAGCAGGTGCCGGGAGGAGAAGCTCACGATCTCCAGGTCGCCCTGCCCGGTCCGGCGGCGGACCCCGTCGAGCAGCGGCCGCCGCAGCCGGAGACCGCACAGTTCGGTGGCGGACACGTCCACCGGCCCGGTCCAGCCCTGCGCCCGGATCCCGCCCGGGCCGAGCGTGATCCGCCGGCGGGACAGCGCGATCATGACCCGTATCTCGTGCACGCACCGGAACGCCGCCAACAGGGCCACGCCGAGGAGCCAGAGCGCAAGAACCGGTTCGCCGGACCGGACCGCCTGCGTGGTGAGATCGGCGAACATCGCCGCGAGCAGGAGCTTCACCACGAGCCAGCAGCATGGCGACCGGAGAGCGGAGCGCGCCGGCGCGAGCACCGACGCCGCCCGCGCGGGGGAGGAGTACGTCACGGCCGGACACTGTGCCGCCGCGCGCACCCGGTCGTGGCCGTTTCCGACAACCGGTCGCCGGCGGGACGCCGCGGCGTGACCCGTGTCCCACGATCCGGGCAGCCGTTGGTCGACGTCCGGACAGCATGGCACCCTGGGAGAGTGCACGCGCTCCGTCTCCCCCTCGTGGCCCGTCGCCACGTGGACCTGAACCGGACCCGCAGCGCGCTCTGTCTGCGCCGTCGCTGACGGCCCCAGATCGATTTCTCCCGGGCCACGTCGCCGGCCCGTCGGGGTACCGGGGCGTGCCCGGAACCCGACACCTCCCGGAGCACCCACCACATGGCGCCCTCGAAGACCGCACCCGGCCGCGCCCGCGGCCAGGGTCAGTGGAAACTCGGCCACCGCGAGCCGCTCAACCCCAACGAGCGGAGCAAGCGGGACGACAACCCGCTCAACGTCCGTGCCCGGATCGAGAACGTCTACGCCAAGCGCGGCTTCGACTCGATCGACCCCGCCGACCTGCGCGGCCGGTTCCGCTGGATGGGTCTCTACACCCAGCGCCGCCCCGGGATCGACGGCGGCCGGACCGCGGCGCTGGAGCCCGAGGAGCTCGACGACTCGTACTTCATGATGCGCGTGCGGCTCGACGGCGGGTCCGTCTCCGTCGCGCAGCTGCGGGCACTCGGTGAGGTCTCGCAGGACTACGGCCGCGACACCGCCGACGTCACCGACCGGGAGAACATCCAGTACCACTGGATCCGGGTCGAGGACGTCCCCGCGATCTGGCAGAAGATCGAGCCGCTCGGGATGCAGACCACCGAGGCCTGCGGCGACTGCCCGCGCGTCGTGCTCGGGTCCCCGGTCGCGGGGGTCTCCGCCGACGAGGTGATCGACCCGACCCCGGCCATCGAGGAGATCGTCAGCCGGTTCGTCGGGGACCCCTCGCTGTCGAACCTGCCGCGCAAGTTCAAGTCGGCGATCTCCTGGCAGCAGGACGTCGCGCACGAGATCAACGACATCTCCTTCGTCGGTGTCGAGCACCCGGAGCACGGGCCCGGGTTCGACCTGTGGGTCGGCGGCGGACTGTCGACGAACCCGAAGCTCGCGGTGCGGCTCGGGGTCTTCGTCCCGCTGGCCGACGTGCCCGACGTGTGGCACGGCGTCGTCCAGGTCTTCCGGGACTACGGCTACCGCAGGCTGCGGCACCGGGCCCGGATCAAGTTCCTCATCGCCGACTGGGGCGCCGAGAAGTTCCGCCAGGTCCTGGAGGACGAGTACCTGGGCCGCAGGCTCGCCGACGGCCCGGCGCCGGCGATCCCGGACCGGCCGATCGACCACGTCGGGGTGTACCGGCAGAAGGACGGCCGCAACTACGTCGGGGTGGCCCCGCCGTCCGGCCGGATCTCCGGCACGACGCTGGTCGCGGTGGCCGAGGCCGCCGAGCGCGCCGGTTCGGACCGGATCCGGTTCACGCCCTACCAGAAGATCGTCGTGCTGGACGTGGCCGACGAGAAGCTGGACGCCCTGATCGCCGACCTCAACCGGCTCGGGCTGCCGGCCCAGCCGTCGACCTGGCGCCGCTCGACGATGGCCTGCACCGGCATCGAGTTCTGCAAGCTCGCGATCGTCGAGACCAAGGAGCGCGCGATCCGGCTGGTCGAGGAGCTGGAGAAGCGGCTCGCCGACGTGGTGCCGGACGTGCCGATCTCGCTGCACCTCAACGGCTGCCCGAACGCCTGCGCCCGCACCCAGGTCGCGGACATCGGCCTCAAGGGCCAGATCGTGACCGACGCCGACGGCAACCAGGTCGAGGGCTTCCAGGTGCACCTGGGCGGCGGCCTGGGCCTCGACGCCGGGTTCGGCCGCAAGCTGCGCGGGCTCAAGGTCACCAGCGCCGAGCTGGGCCCCTACGTCGAGCGGATCGTGCGGAACTTCGCCGCGCAGCGCGCCGACGACGAGCGGTTCGCCCAGTGGGTGCTGCGGGCCGACGAGGCGGACCTGAAGTGAGCGGGAAATGAGCGGGCGCGTCGCCTTGTTCTACTGCCCGTACTGCGGCGAGGAGGACCTCCGGCCGTCCGAGGCGGCGGCGCCGCTCCCCGGTGCCGCCTGGTGGTGCGCCGACTGCCTGCGCACGTTCGTCGTGACCTACGTGGGGACCGGCGTTCCCGAGACGTCAGGAGCGGACTCGTGAGTCGCGACGGCACATCCGGTCCCGTGGAGGAATCATGAGTATTGCGCTGGAGACCGACCTGCGTACGACCGCCGAGCGCGGTGCGGCGGAGCTGGGACCGGACGCGACCGCCCAGCAGGTGCTCGGCTGGGCCGCGGAGACCTTCGCCGACCGGCTCATCGTCGCGTCCAACATGCAGGACGCGGCGCTGGTCGACCTGGCCTACCGGGCGAAGCGCGACGTGCGGGTGCTCTTCCTGGAGACGGGTTACCACTTCGCGGAGACCATCGGCACCCGCGACGCCGTCGACGCCGTCTACCCGGAGCTGACGATCGTCAACGCGCAGGCCCGGCGGTCCGTGGCCGAGCAGGACGCGGAGTTCGGCAAGGACCTGTTCGCCCGCGAGCCGGACCGCTGCTGCGCGATGCGCAAGGTGGCACCGCTGCAGGACACCCTGTCCGGGTATGACGCCTGGGTCACCGGTGTCCGCCGGGTCGAGGCACCGACCCGGGCGAACACGCCACTGGTCACCTACGACGAGAAGTTCGGCCTGGTCAAGATCAATCCGATCGCCGCGTGGAGCGACGAGGACATGGACCGCTACATCGCCGACCACGGGATCCTGGTGAACCCGCTGGTCGACGCCGGTTACCCGAGCATCGGCTGCGCGCCGTGCACGGCGAAGCCGAAACCGGGCGAGGACCCGCGCGCCGGCCGCTGGGCCGGCCGCGCGAAGACCGAGTGCGGACTGCACGCATGACCACACCCACGAACCCGAGGGAGCTGACGTGACCGCCGCTGTCACGACACCGAAGCTCGACGCGCTGGACGCGCTCGAGTCGGAGGCGATCCACGTCTTCCGTGAGGTCGCCGGCGAGTTCGACCGGCCGGTGATCCTCTTCTCCGGTGGGCAAGGACTCGACGCTGCTCGTGCACCTGGCGGTGAAGGCGTTCGCGCCGGCGCCGGTGCCGTTCCCGTTGCTGCACGTCGACACCGGGCACAACTACCCGGAGGTCATCGAGTTCCGGGACCGGATCGCCGCGCAGCTGGGCCTGCGGCTGGAGGTGGCCAGGGTCGAGGACTACCTGGCCGACGGCCGGCTGGCCGAGCGCGCCGACGGCACCCGCAACCCGCTGCAGACCCAGCCGCTGCTCGACGCGATCGCCGAGCACCGGTTCGACGCCGTGTTCGGCGGCGGGCGCCGGGACGAGGAGCGGGCCAGGGCCAAGGAACGCATCATGTCGCTGCGCGACGCGTTCGGCCGCTGGGACCCGCGCAAGCAGCGTCCCGAGCTGTGGAACCTCTACAACGGCCGGCACGCACCCGGCGAGCACGTGCGCGTGTTCCCGATCTCCAACTGGACCGAGCTCGACGTCTGGCGCTACATCAAGCGCGAGCGGATCGAGCTGCCGTCGATCTACTACGCGCACCGGCGCGAGGTCTTCCGCCGCGACGGCATGTGGCTGGCGGAGGGCCCGTGGGGCGGCCCGCGTGGCACCGAGACGCTGGAGTCCCGCACGGTCCGCTACCGCACCGTCGGCGACGGGTCGTGCACCGGCGCCGTCGAGTCGACCGCGTCCACACTGGACGAGGTGATCGCCGAGGTCACCGCGTCCCGGCTGACCGAGCGCGGCGCGACCCGGGCGGACGACCGGCTGTCCGAGGCCGCCATGGAGGACCGGAAGAAGGAGGGGTACTTCTGATGGACACGGCAACCGACCGCGACCTCCTCCGCTTCGCCACCGCGGGCTCGGTCGACGACGGCAAGTCCACCCTGGTCGGGCGGCTGCTCTACGACACCAAGTCGGTGCTGGCCGACCAGATCGAGGCCGTCGAGCGGGCCTCGGTCGACAAGGGACTCGCCACGCCGGACCTGTCGCTGCTGGTCGACGGCCTGCGCGCCGAGCGCGAGCAGGGCATCACCATCGACGTCGCCTACCGCTACTTCGGCACCGCGACGCGCGAGTTCGTCCTGGCCGACACCCCCGGGCACGTGCAGTACACGCGCAACACCGTCACCGGCGCCTCCACCGCGGAGCTGGCCGTGCTGCTGGTGGACGCGCGCAACGGCGTGGTCTCCCAGACCCGGCGGCACGCCGCGGTGCTCTCGCTGCTGCGGGTGCCGCGCCTCGTCCTCGCGATCAACAAGATCGACCTCATCGACTACGACGAGGCGAAGATCCGCGACATCGAGGCCGAGTTCACCGCCCTCACCCGCTCGCTCGGCTTCGCCGACGACGCGGTGCAGGTGATCCCGCTGTCGGCGCTGGTCGGCGACAACGTGGCGACCCGGAGCACGCGCACGCCGTGGTACGACGGGCCGACCCTGCTGGAACACCTGGAGTCGGTCCCGGTGGACGGACCGGACGCGGACGCGCCGTTCCGGCTGGCGGTGCAGTACGTCATCCGCCCGCGCACCGAGGACACCCACGACTACCGCGGCTACGCCGGTCAGGTCGCGTCGGGCACGGTGCGGGCCGGGGACGAGGTCGTCGTGCTGCCCGAGGGGCACCGCACCACGGTCGCCGAGGTCAGGACGGCCGACGGCCCGCTGGAGACCGCCGGTGCCGGGCTGTCGGTGACGGTCCTGCTCGCCGACGACATCGACGCCCCGCGCGGCGCCCTGATCGCGGCGGCCGACGACCCGCCCGAGGTCACCGCCGAGCTGGACGCGACGCTGTGCTGGCTGGCCGAGAAGCCGCTGGTCCCGGGCGCCCGGCTGCTGCTCAAGCACGGCACGCGGACCACCCCGGTGATCGTCGGGGGCTGACGTCGCGGCTCGACACCGAGACCGTGTCCTACACCGGGGCGCCGGAGCGGCTGGAGATCAACGACATCGGACGGGTCACCCTCCGGGTGGCCGACCCGCTGCCGGTCGATCCCTACGCCCGGATCCGGACCACCGGCGGGTTCCTGCTCATCGACCCGCCGACCGGCAACACGCTCGCCGCCGGCCTGGTCGGCGACCCGCTCGCGGCGGTGCCCGCCGCGGGCTGACCCGCGTCGCACGACGACGGCCCCCGTCCCGCTCCGGCGGTACGGGGGCCGTCGTCCGTCGCCGCCGGGCGACCGCCCCGTACGGCGGACCGGACCGGCCGCCGGTGACCGGGTGTCACCGGCGGCGATGCGGTGCGGGGCCGGGCCCGACGTGGGATGGCCCACGCCGTCCCGCTCCGCCCGGCACGCCCCGCCCGGCACGTGCCTCACATCCGCTGGTCAGGACCCACCCGCCCAGGGTGTCCGGACACCATCGCCCACGTCCCGGACCGCGGACGAGAGGTTGTCCGGAACGGTGCGGGGTTTCACGATGGTGTGGTGACCGAGACCGACCGCCGCATCGACCGCACGCCTGCGGCCGCATCGCACCCGGCGTCGTCGCGGCACCTGGTCGCGCTCCTCGAACGGTTCTGGCCGTCCCGGCGGCTCGACGCGTTCGACGAGTTCTGTCCGGCCCACTGACGCCGCTGTCCGGACAGCCCGTCCGGCCCCCCGGGTTCCGATCCCGGCCGGGTCGGCCCGCGCGCACGTCCGCACCCGGCCCGTGACCGTCTGCACCGTCCCGCTCCGCGGCCGGCGTCCGTCCCGGCCCGCGCCCCACCTCGAGAGAGATCATGCGCACCCTCATCGTGTTCGCCGTCGTCGGGCTGCTCGCACAGCTCGTCGACGGCGCCCTGGGCATGGCCTACGGCGTCACCTCCACCAGCCTGCTGCTCGTCGCCGGCATCAACCCGGCCACCGCCAGCGCGTCGGTACACCTCGCCGAGGTGGGCACCACGCTCGCCTCCGGCGCCGCGCACTGGCGGTTCGGCAACGTCGACTGGAAGCTCGTCCTCAAGCTCGGCGTGCCCGGCGCGGTCGGCGCGTTCCTCGGTGCGACCGCGCTGTCGGCGCTGTCCACCGACGCCGCGGCGCCGTACATGTCGGGCGTCCTGCTCGCGCTCGGCGTCTACATCCTGCTGCGGTTCTCGATCCGGCCGCCGAAGGTCGCGACCGCCCGCCGGACCCCGCACGGGGCGAGGTTCCTGTCCCCGCTCGGCCTGGTCGCCGGGTTCGTCGACGCCTCGGGCGGCGGCGGCTGGGGCCCGGTCTCGACCCCGGCCCTGCTCGGCGCCGGCAAGACGGCACCGCGCACCGTCGTCGGGTCGGTGGACACCTCGGAGTTCCTCGTCGCGGTGGCCGCGAGCGTCGGCTTCCTGATCGGCCTCGGGCACGAGGTGCTCGACCCCTACACCATCGGCGGGCTGCTCATCGGTGGCGTCCTGGCCGCGCCGCTGGCGGCCTGGCTGGTCACCAAGATCCCGGCTCCGGTGCTGGGCTCGGCGGTGGGCGGGATCATCATCCTGACCAACGCCCGGACGATCCTCAACGCGTTCGACGCCGGGACCGTCACCGCGGTCGCGGTCTACGTCGTCGTGGTCGCGGCCTGGATCGCCGCCGTCTCGGCCGCCGTGGCGCGGCTGCGCCGCAGCCGCGAGGAGGGCGCCGCGCTCGCCGGGGCCACCGACGCGGATCCGGAGCCGGTCGCCTCGCGCGACTGAACGGATCCCACGGCGCTCCGCCGCACCGGCCCCGGCGGGTCAGGCGGCGGAGCGCCGGCGTGCCGGGGGTTCCGGGAGCGCCGCGAGCACCGCGCGGGCGACGGCGTCGTTGTAGCGCAGGCTCTGTGCGTTCATCCCGGGCCGGGTGAAGGCCCCGGCGACCTTCACCGTGGTGTGCGGCCCGACCGCGAACCGCTGCTCGTGCACCCCGCCGGACGCGGTGTGCAGCGCGCCGTCGGCCGGGCGTACGGACAGCAGGCCGGTGCTGCGCAGCACCGCCCCGTCGTCGTCGCGCAGGATCTCCTCGACCGCCTCCCCGCGGGCCAGCAGATCGGCCAGCAGCGGGTCCGCGGTGCGCGCCAGGCTCGGGTCCGGGAGGCGGGCGTCGACGAGCACCGCGGCCGTCACCGGCCCGGCACCGGCCAGCGTCGCACTGGTCGCGTGGAACCCGCGGTCGTCGAGCGTCACGTCCATCCCGGCACCGAGGAACTGCACGAAGCCGGCACGGGAGAGCGCGAGCAGCTCGCGGACCCGGAAGCCGGGCGGCCCGGAGGCGACGGAGTTGAAGAAGCTCTGCCACCACGGGAGGTCCCGGGCCCGCGACCGGGGCGAGAGCACCCCGGAACCGGCGAGCCGGGTCGTCTCGGTGTAGACCGACAGCATCGCGACGAACGCACCGAGGTGCGGGGTGTGCCGCTCGTCGACGTGCTGGCGCAGGTCCTCGGCGATCCGGGCGCGGACCAGCGGTTGCAGGGTGCCGAGATCGGGTGCGGTGATCCCGTCGAGCGGCCGGTCCAGCGCGGTCAGGTCCAGCCGGTCCAGCGGGTCCGGCACCGTGCGCTCGACGAGCGCGGCCTCCTCCGCCGAGCCGTGCGCCGCGGCCTCGAACCGGGTGGCGAAGTCCGCCCAGCCGGTGCGGACGCGGTCCGGGTGGCCGTGGAACAGCTCGTGGTACCAGCCCCAGCCGA harbors:
- a CDS encoding ABC transporter permease — protein: MVKLLLAAMFADLTTQAVRSGEPVLALWLLGVALLAAFRCVHEIRVMIALSRRRITLGPGGIRAQGWTGPVDVSATELCGLRLRRPLLDGVRRRTGQGDLEIVSFSSRHLLDLRGFDQDAVRAAIAVLDHGDGPPVPGTGDAAASDGPAVTPPRREPGASLPRSADTTFRPGRTEAVYRFFLAGLIASVATGMFSYVAADVLPAVLGQQGPAPMGTGAAVLLTAIGLATLCAVCLMVAPALRIRLRSRVDIGLEGIELLLASQPHRPVLLRWEWIEDVILLSGATPPRNPARRPLYADHLHLWLTERPHDVAVLERTESAPGVVVYPLYGFPHDEMGAAVARRRPQPG
- a CDS encoding sulfite exporter TauE/SafE family protein; the protein is MRTLIVFAVVGLLAQLVDGALGMAYGVTSTSLLLVAGINPATASASVHLAEVGTTLASGAAHWRFGNVDWKLVLKLGVPGAVGAFLGATALSALSTDAAAPYMSGVLLALGVYILLRFSIRPPKVATARRTPHGARFLSPLGLVAGFVDASGGGGWGPVSTPALLGAGKTAPRTVVGSVDTSEFLVAVAASVGFLIGLGHEVLDPYTIGGLLIGGVLAAPLAAWLVTKIPAPVLGSAVGGIIILTNARTILNAFDAGTVTAVAVYVVVVAAWIAAVSAAVARLRRSREEGAALAGATDADPEPVASRD
- a CDS encoding Insertion element protein, with translation MSGRVALFYCPYCGEEDLRPSEAAAPLPGAAWWCADCLRTFVVTYVGTGVPETSGADS
- a CDS encoding nitrite/sulfite reductase — translated: MAPSKTAPGRARGQGQWKLGHREPLNPNERSKRDDNPLNVRARIENVYAKRGFDSIDPADLRGRFRWMGLYTQRRPGIDGGRTAALEPEELDDSYFMMRVRLDGGSVSVAQLRALGEVSQDYGRDTADVTDRENIQYHWIRVEDVPAIWQKIEPLGMQTTEACGDCPRVVLGSPVAGVSADEVIDPTPAIEEIVSRFVGDPSLSNLPRKFKSAISWQQDVAHEINDISFVGVEHPEHGPGFDLWVGGGLSTNPKLAVRLGVFVPLADVPDVWHGVVQVFRDYGYRRLRHRARIKFLIADWGAEKFRQVLEDEYLGRRLADGPAPAIPDRPIDHVGVYRQKDGRNYVGVAPPSGRISGTTLVAVAEAAERAGSDRIRFTPYQKIVVLDVADEKLDALIADLNRLGLPAQPSTWRRSTMACTGIEFCKLAIVETKERAIRLVEELEKRLADVVPDVPISLHLNGCPNACARTQVADIGLKGQIVTDADGNQVEGFQVHLGGGLGLDAGFGRKLRGLKVTSAELGPYVERIVRNFAAQRADDERFAQWVLRADEADLK
- a CDS encoding phosphoadenylyl-sulfate reductase, whose amino-acid sequence is MSIALETDLRTTAERGAAELGPDATAQQVLGWAAETFADRLIVASNMQDAALVDLAYRAKRDVRVLFLETGYHFAETIGTRDAVDAVYPELTIVNAQARRSVAEQDAEFGKDLFAREPDRCCAMRKVAPLQDTLSGYDAWVTGVRRVEAPTRANTPLVTYDEKFGLVKINPIAAWSDEDMDRYIADHGILVNPLVDAGYPSIGCAPCTAKPKPGEDPRAGRWAGRAKTECGLHA
- the hemW gene encoding radical SAM family heme chaperone HemW, with the translated sequence MQHPSGTPFGIYVHVPFCATRCGYCDFNTYTASELAGDASSPDGWLSAARREIALAARTVGDRVVDTVFVGGGTPSLIGAERLSAVMAAIGSEFRVAPGCEVTTESNPESTSPEFFDGLRAGGYTRVSLGMQSAARHVLAVLDRRHTPGRAVAAAREAAAAGFTHVNLDLIYATPGETDDDLRRSADAVLEAGVDHVSAYSLIVEDGTALARRVRRGELPAPDDDVAATRYEILDARLRAAGLDWYEVSNWSRPGGECRHNLGYWRDGDWWGVGPGAHSHLAGVRWWNVKHPARWAGLLAEGAVPEAGREELTAAERHTERVMLRLRLAEGMPLDLLDDGGRAAAVRAAAEGLLDPAVHATGRAVLTDRGRLLADRVVTDLLVADDGPVRV